The following coding sequences are from one Mus pahari chromosome X, PAHARI_EIJ_v1.1, whole genome shotgun sequence window:
- the Itm2a gene encoding integral membrane protein 2A: MVKIAFNTPTAVQKEEARQDVEALVSRTVRAQILTGKELRVVPQEKDGSSGRCMLTLLGLSFILAGLIVGGACIYKYFMPKSTIYHGEMCFFDSEDPVNSIHGGEPYFLPVTEEADIREDDNIAIIDVPVPSFSDSDPAAIIHDFEKGMTAYLDLLLGNCYLMPLNTSIVMTPKNLVELFGKLASGKYLPHTYVVREDLVAVEEIRDVSNLGIFIYQLCNNRKSFRLRRRDLLLGFNKRAIDKCWKIRHFPNEFIVETKICQE, from the exons ATGGTGAAGATCGCCTTCAACACCCCTACGGCGGTGCAAAAAGAGGAGGCGCGACAAGATGTAGAGGCGCTTGTCAGCCGCACTGTCCGAGCTCAAATCCTGACTGGCAAG GAGCTCAGAGTTGTCCCGCAGGAGAAAGATGGCTCGTCTGGGAGATGCATGCTTACTCTCCTAGGCCTCTCATTCATCTTGGCAGGACTGATTGTTGGTGGAGCCTGCATTTACAAGTACTTCATGCCCAAG aGCACCATTTACCATGGTGAGATGTGCTTCTTTGATTCTGAGGATCCTGTCAATTCCATTCATGGAGGAGAGCCATACTTTCTGCCTGTTACTGAGGAGGCTGACATCCGTGAGGATGACAACATTGCCATCATTGATGTGCCTGTTCCCAGTTTCTCTGATAGTGATCCTGCGGCAATTATTCATGACTTTGAGAAG GGAATGACTGCTTACCTGGACTTGCTTTTGGGAAACTGTTATCTGATGCCCCTCAATACTTCCATTGTTATGACTCCAAAGAATCTGGTGGAGCTTTTTGGAAAACTGGCA AGTGGCAAGTATTTGCCTCATACTTATGTGGTTCGTGAAGACCTGGTTGCTGTGGAAGAAATTCGTGATGTTAGTAACCTTGGTATTTTTATCTACCAACTTTGCAACAACCGAAAATCCTTCCGCCTTAGACGCAGAGACCTTCTGCTGG GTTTCAACAAGCGTGCCATTGACAAATGCTGGAAGATTAGACACTTCCCCAATGAATTTATCGTTGAAACCAAGATCTGTCAGGAGTGA